A window of Aquitalea denitrificans contains these coding sequences:
- the dapD gene encoding 2,3,4,5-tetrahydropyridine-2,6-dicarboxylate N-succinyltransferase, with product MHPIQALIEEAFEKRADITPATVSAELKAAIGQVITELDNGHLRVAEKVDGDWVVNQWVKKAVLLSFRIRDNVVQDDGVSRYFDKVDTKFHDWSEAHFKEAGFRVVPGAVARKGSFIAKNTVLMPSYVNIGAYVDEGTMVDTWATVGSCAQIGKNVHLSGGVGIGGVLEPLQAGPTIIEDNCFIGARSEVVEGVIVGEGSVISMGVYIGQSTKIYDRETGEVSYGRIPPGSVVVSGNLPSKDGSHSLYCAVIVKKVDAQTRSKTSINDLLRGV from the coding sequence ATGCATCCGATTCAAGCATTGATCGAAGAAGCGTTCGAAAAGCGCGCCGACATCACCCCCGCCACCGTTTCCGCCGAACTGAAGGCCGCCATTGGCCAGGTCATCACCGAGCTGGACAACGGCCACCTGCGCGTCGCCGAAAAAGTGGACGGCGACTGGGTGGTCAACCAGTGGGTGAAAAAAGCCGTGCTGCTGTCCTTCCGCATCCGCGACAACGTGGTGCAGGACGATGGCGTCAGCCGCTACTTCGACAAGGTGGACACCAAGTTCCACGACTGGAGCGAAGCCCACTTCAAGGAAGCTGGTTTCCGCGTGGTACCGGGTGCCGTGGCACGCAAGGGCAGCTTCATTGCCAAGAACACCGTGCTGATGCCGTCCTACGTGAATATTGGTGCCTATGTTGACGAAGGCACCATGGTGGACACCTGGGCCACCGTTGGCTCCTGCGCCCAGATCGGCAAGAACGTGCACCTGTCCGGTGGCGTGGGCATTGGCGGCGTGCTGGAACCGCTGCAGGCCGGCCCTACCATCATTGAAGACAACTGCTTCATCGGCGCACGCTCGGAAGTGGTGGAAGGCGTGATCGTGGGCGAAGGCTCGGTGATCTCCATGGGCGTGTATATCGGCCAGTCCACCAAGATCTACGACCGTGAAACCGGCGAAGTCAGCTATGGTCGCATTCCGCCGGGCTCGGTGGTGGTATCCGGCAACCTGCCGTCCAAGGATGGCAGCCACAGCCTGTACTGCGCGGTCATCGTCAAGAAAGTGGATGCCCAAACCCGTAGCAAGACCAGCATCAACGATCTGCTGCGCGGCGTCTAA
- a CDS encoding BolA family protein: MISAEQVKQYIAAGLQCSHLEVEGDGHHFYATVVSQDFAGKRLIDRHRLVKEVIATRLASNEIHALSIVKAATPDEWEKLQG, translated from the coding sequence ATGATTTCTGCCGAACAGGTCAAACAATACATTGCTGCTGGTCTTCAGTGCTCCCACCTCGAAGTGGAGGGTGATGGCCATCATTTCTACGCTACTGTGGTGTCGCAGGATTTTGCCGGCAAGAGGCTGATCGATCGTCACCGTCTGGTGAAGGAAGTTATCGCCACCCGCCTGGCCAGCAACGAAATCCACGCCCTCTCCATCGTCAAGGCTGCTACGCCGGACGAGTGGGAAAAACTCCAAGGCTGA
- a CDS encoding methyl-accepting chemotaxis protein yields the protein MFTTIRNKILAGSGLLILAGFALLIGLNAYSQYRQASEQVRENARLLSAREAGNVQGLLESSYHAVETLAEATIAVKRRQAVDGRQLVSEMTRAQLPHNPDAVGYWVIWEPDAFDGQDQKLAGTPFNDKKGRSGVYWFNKGGKTDVVWGGEGADDSDYYKLPKATGKPVLTEPYVDEDIKILMGTLAMPLQLDGKVLGVAGVDLALGHLRELAGKVKPYGSGTMRLYSNKSMLLAGPDQSLIGKADASLSLEIRQAIAAGVPVEYVSTDGQWNFILPVRVAGVAQPWAVGIRIPPALALAPVWAAVWQSVALSVAVLLAILVLMGLTLSYLLRPLGRLQKAMSELAAGGGDLTRQLAIASHDEIGIAATAFNRFTGSLRTMMLEVRSHAAGVSGSVRTMSQDIGQIRDSSSCQSEAANATAASIEQLSVSISLIADASKSAEQLANEAGSMSVQVADSVHATSREIGGIADTVRSLACVMAGLQQRSGDISSIVSVIRDIADQTNLLALNAAIEAARAGEQGRGFAVVADEVRKLAERTAQATLEIGGMIQGIQQDTRQAAGSMEGAVSQVESGVRQAEMAASSISRITDNSQQVVRTVGDIAVATAEQSTASQEIAQHIESIHNMLQQSDASVKQAYQAIETVHQLGDELEGLIARFRL from the coding sequence ATGTTCACAACCATTAGAAACAAGATACTGGCAGGCAGCGGCCTGCTGATTCTGGCGGGCTTTGCCTTGCTCATAGGCTTGAATGCCTACTCGCAATATCGGCAGGCAAGCGAACAGGTACGCGAAAATGCCCGTCTGCTGTCCGCACGAGAGGCCGGCAATGTACAAGGCCTGCTGGAGTCCTCGTACCACGCCGTGGAAACCCTGGCCGAGGCCACCATTGCGGTAAAGCGCCGCCAGGCCGTAGATGGCAGGCAACTGGTTTCGGAAATGACACGTGCCCAACTGCCGCATAATCCTGATGCGGTTGGCTATTGGGTGATTTGGGAGCCCGATGCCTTTGATGGTCAGGACCAGAAGCTGGCAGGTACGCCCTTCAACGACAAGAAGGGCCGCAGTGGCGTTTACTGGTTCAATAAGGGCGGTAAGACCGATGTCGTGTGGGGTGGCGAAGGTGCGGATGACAGCGACTACTACAAGCTGCCCAAGGCCACTGGCAAGCCGGTGCTGACTGAGCCCTATGTTGATGAGGACATCAAGATCCTGATGGGGACGCTGGCCATGCCCCTGCAACTGGATGGCAAGGTACTTGGTGTGGCAGGCGTTGATCTGGCATTGGGGCATTTGCGTGAACTGGCCGGCAAAGTCAAACCCTATGGCAGTGGAACAATGCGCTTGTACTCCAACAAGAGCATGTTGCTGGCCGGCCCAGACCAGAGCCTGATTGGCAAGGCCGATGCATCGCTGTCGCTGGAGATCCGCCAAGCCATTGCGGCGGGTGTGCCAGTGGAATACGTATCAACAGACGGGCAGTGGAACTTCATTCTCCCCGTCAGGGTAGCCGGTGTTGCCCAGCCCTGGGCTGTAGGCATCCGCATTCCGCCCGCGCTAGCGCTAGCACCGGTATGGGCTGCAGTGTGGCAATCTGTCGCACTGAGCGTGGCCGTGCTGCTGGCCATCCTGGTATTGATGGGGCTGACGCTGTCTTATCTACTGCGTCCGCTGGGACGTCTGCAAAAGGCCATGAGCGAGCTGGCCGCAGGCGGTGGAGACCTGACCCGCCAACTGGCGATAGCCAGTCATGATGAAATTGGAATCGCGGCGACTGCCTTTAACCGTTTTACCGGCTCTTTGCGCACGATGATGCTGGAAGTACGTAGCCATGCCGCAGGTGTTTCCGGTTCGGTGCGTACCATGTCGCAGGATATCGGCCAGATACGCGACAGCTCATCCTGCCAGTCCGAGGCCGCCAATGCCACCGCCGCCAGCATTGAGCAGCTGTCAGTCAGCATTAGCCTAATTGCTGATGCCAGCAAGTCCGCCGAGCAACTGGCCAATGAGGCTGGCAGCATGTCTGTGCAGGTGGCGGATAGTGTGCATGCCACCTCGCGCGAAATAGGCGGTATTGCCGACACGGTACGCAGTTTGGCCTGTGTAATGGCTGGTCTACAGCAGCGTTCTGGTGACATCAGCAGTATTGTCAGCGTAATTCGGGATATAGCCGACCAAACCAATCTGCTGGCCTTGAATGCAGCAATTGAAGCCGCCCGTGCCGGTGAGCAGGGCCGGGGTTTTGCCGTGGTTGCTGATGAAGTGCGCAAGCTGGCGGAGCGGACTGCACAGGCTACGCTGGAAATCGGCGGTATGATCCAGGGGATACAGCAGGATACCCGTCAGGCGGCAGGTAGCATGGAGGGGGCAGTGTCACAGGTGGAAAGTGGCGTCCGGCAAGCGGAAATGGCAGCCAGTTCCATTTCTCGCATTACTGACAATAGTCAGCAGGTCGTGCGGACTGTGGGTGACATTGCTGTGGCTACGGCTGAACAGTCCACCGCCAGCCAGGAAATTGCCCAGCATATCGAAAGTATACATAACATGCTGCAGCAGTCCGATGCATCGGTAAAGCAAGCCTATCAGGCCATTGAAACCGTGCATCAACTGGGCGATGAGCTGGAAGGGCTGATTGCCCGTTTCCGGCTGTGA
- a CDS encoding MlaC/ttg2D family ABC transporter substrate-binding protein, with protein MKKLIASFLVLLGLSAHSLAATDNPVEQVRETSRQIMDVLKQENGKNTKQVRQQVEALAIPQFDFQRMTALAVGLGWRQASPAQQSALAQQFQSLLVRTYSTTMTRFKNAQIDIQPNATIGNSGREATVKSSVSLPGNDKGPVAVDYTLYKTPQGWKVFNVSVEGASLVTVYRNQFNQEINKSGVDGLIKMLQDKNAALPAAK; from the coding sequence ATGAAAAAACTGATTGCATCCTTTCTTGTCCTGCTGGGCCTGAGCGCCCACAGCCTGGCTGCCACCGACAATCCGGTCGAGCAAGTCCGCGAAACCTCACGCCAGATCATGGACGTACTGAAACAGGAAAATGGCAAGAATACCAAGCAGGTGCGCCAGCAAGTTGAAGCCCTGGCCATTCCCCAGTTCGACTTCCAGCGCATGACCGCCCTAGCCGTTGGTCTGGGCTGGCGTCAGGCCAGCCCAGCACAGCAAAGCGCGCTGGCACAGCAATTCCAGAGCCTGCTGGTACGCACTTACTCCACCACCATGACCCGCTTCAAGAATGCACAGATCGACATCCAGCCCAATGCCACCATCGGCAATAGCGGCCGCGAAGCCACAGTGAAGTCCTCCGTCAGCCTGCCTGGCAATGATAAGGGGCCGGTTGCAGTCGACTACACCCTGTACAAGACCCCACAGGGCTGGAAAGTGTTCAACGTCAGCGTGGAAGGTGCCAGCCTGGTTACGGTGTATCGCAACCAGTTCAACCAGGAAATCAACAAGAGCGGCGTCGATGGCCTGATCAAGATGCTGCAGGACAAGAACGCCGCCTTGCCGGCGGCCAAGTAA
- a CDS encoding ABC transporter permease, producing MQGFLTLFRKELVRFWKVAFQTVAAPVLTALMYQLIFSHVMSRHVEAYPGVSYTAFLIPGLAMMSMAQNAFANSSSSLIQSKITGNIVFLLLPPLTALEFFAAYMLAAIVRGLAVGAGVLVMTAWFGLPLPSNPLWVLLFAILGCGVLGTLGVIAGIWAEKFDQLAAFQNFLIMPLTFLSGVFYSINSLPPFWYAVSHVNPVFFMIDGFRYGFFGQADVSPWLSLGVVGGSFILLSGLALWLIKSGYKLRH from the coding sequence ATGCAGGGCTTCCTGACCTTGTTCCGCAAAGAGTTGGTGCGTTTCTGGAAGGTGGCTTTCCAGACGGTAGCCGCACCGGTATTGACGGCGCTGATGTACCAGCTGATTTTCTCGCATGTGATGTCGCGTCATGTCGAGGCCTATCCCGGTGTCAGCTATACCGCCTTTCTGATTCCTGGCCTGGCGATGATGTCCATGGCGCAGAATGCGTTTGCCAACAGCTCGTCCAGCCTGATCCAGTCCAAGATTACTGGCAATATCGTGTTCCTGCTGTTGCCGCCGCTGACTGCGCTGGAGTTCTTTGCTGCCTATATGCTGGCTGCGATTGTGCGCGGCCTGGCGGTTGGAGCCGGGGTGCTGGTGATGACGGCCTGGTTTGGCCTGCCTTTGCCCAGCAATCCTTTGTGGGTGCTGTTGTTCGCTATCCTGGGCTGCGGCGTGTTGGGTACCTTGGGGGTGATTGCCGGTATCTGGGCAGAAAAATTCGATCAACTTGCTGCTTTCCAGAACTTTTTGATCATGCCGCTGACTTTCCTGTCTGGCGTGTTCTACTCGATTAACAGCCTGCCGCCATTTTGGTACGCCGTATCGCATGTCAACCCGGTGTTCTTTATGATCGACGGGTTCCGTTACGGCTTTTTCGGCCAGGCCGACGTCAGCCCATGGCTGTCGCTGGGCGTGGTTGGTGGCAGTTTTATTTTGCTTTCCGGGCTGGCTTTGTGGCTGATCAAGTCAGGCTACAAGCTGCGCCATTAG
- the mlaE gene encoding lipid asymmetry maintenance ABC transporter permease subunit MlaE codes for MTELLLSPLRRLGHTTINAIWRLGFITRFLLAILRYSGQSLLRFNLTIREIYFAGVMSVIIVVVSGLFVGMVLGLQGYNTLSRFGSADALGALVALSLLRELGPVLAALLFSSRAGSAMTAEIGLMKATEQLDAMSVMAVNPIARVVAPRFWAGVISMPILAAMFNVMGIFGGYLIGVVMIGLDSGTFWSQMQNNVDLHYDVVNGLIKSLCFGIAVTLIAVFEGYDATPTAAGVSAATTRTVVTSALVILAVDFVLTAFMF; via the coding sequence ATGACTGAGCTGCTGTTGTCACCGCTGCGCCGGCTTGGACACACCACCATCAACGCCATCTGGCGGCTGGGTTTCATCACCCGCTTCCTGCTGGCCATCCTGCGCTATTCCGGCCAGAGCCTGCTGCGTTTTAACCTGACCATTCGCGAAATCTATTTCGCCGGGGTGATGTCGGTCATCATCGTGGTGGTGTCCGGCCTGTTTGTCGGCATGGTGCTGGGCTTGCAGGGTTACAACACCCTGTCGCGCTTTGGCTCTGCCGATGCACTGGGCGCGCTGGTGGCACTATCCCTGCTGCGCGAACTGGGCCCGGTTCTGGCCGCGCTGCTGTTCTCCAGCCGCGCCGGCAGCGCCATGACCGCCGAAATCGGCCTGATGAAGGCCACCGAGCAGCTGGACGCCATGAGCGTGATGGCAGTCAACCCCATCGCCCGCGTGGTGGCACCGCGCTTCTGGGCCGGCGTGATTTCCATGCCCATCCTGGCTGCCATGTTCAATGTAATGGGCATCTTTGGTGGCTACCTGATCGGTGTGGTGATGATAGGCCTTGATTCCGGCACCTTCTGGTCGCAGATGCAAAACAACGTCGACTTGCATTACGACGTGGTGAACGGCCTGATCAAGAGCTTGTGCTTCGGCATTGCCGTCACGCTGATCGCCGTTTTCGAAGGTTACGATGCCACGCCCACCGCGGCTGGCGTGTCTGCCGCCACCACGCGCACAGTGGTGACCTCGGCGCTGGTAATCCTGGCGGTGGACTTTGTCCTTACCGCCTTCATGTTCTAG
- the murA gene encoding UDP-N-acetylglucosamine 1-carboxyvinyltransferase, translated as MDKLKICGNGPLNGEIRVSGAKNAALPILCTSLLTADTMRFTNVPMLRDISTTQKLLQGMGVRVMTDNVHEMEITADHLDSLVAPYDLVKTMRASILVLGPTLARFGEATVSLPGGCAIGSRPVDQHIKGLVAMGAEVIIEHGYVKAKAQRLRGAHIVMDVVTVGGTENLLMAAALADGTTILENAAREPEVTDLANCLVAMGARISGIGTNRLVIDGVDKLHGCEYAIMPDRIEAGTFLVAAAMTQGHLILRNAAPRSMEAVLDKLVEAGAVVEAGDDWISLDMKRRPKAINFRTLPYPAFPTDMQAQLMTLNCIAEGAGVVTETIFENRFMHVPELNRMGARIEVEGNTAVVHGVEKLSGATVMATDLRASASLVLAGLVAQGETIVDRIYHLDRGYEYIEKKLGAVGAQIERIS; from the coding sequence ATGGATAAATTGAAAATCTGCGGCAATGGTCCGCTAAATGGTGAAATTCGCGTGTCCGGTGCCAAGAATGCGGCGCTGCCGATTCTGTGTACCAGCTTGTTGACCGCGGACACCATGCGCTTTACCAATGTGCCGATGCTGCGTGACATCTCCACCACCCAGAAGCTGCTGCAAGGCATGGGCGTACGGGTGATGACCGACAATGTGCACGAAATGGAAATCACCGCCGATCACCTGGACAGCCTGGTGGCACCGTATGATCTGGTGAAGACCATGCGCGCTTCCATTCTGGTACTGGGCCCGACACTGGCGCGCTTTGGTGAAGCAACCGTGTCCCTGCCCGGTGGCTGTGCCATTGGCAGCCGGCCAGTGGATCAGCACATCAAGGGCCTGGTCGCCATGGGGGCAGAGGTGATCATTGAGCATGGCTACGTCAAGGCCAAGGCACAGCGCCTGCGTGGCGCGCACATCGTGATGGATGTGGTGACCGTGGGCGGTACTGAAAACCTGCTGATGGCAGCCGCACTGGCCGATGGCACCACCATTCTGGAAAACGCCGCACGCGAGCCGGAAGTGACTGATCTGGCCAACTGTCTGGTGGCCATGGGGGCCCGTATCAGTGGCATTGGTACCAACCGCCTGGTGATTGACGGGGTGGACAAGCTGCATGGCTGTGAATATGCCATCATGCCCGACCGTATCGAGGCCGGTACCTTCCTGGTTGCCGCGGCAATGACGCAGGGCCATCTGATCCTGCGTAATGCAGCGCCGCGCAGCATGGAAGCTGTACTGGATAAACTGGTGGAGGCGGGGGCAGTAGTCGAGGCCGGAGATGACTGGATCTCGCTTGACATGAAGCGCCGTCCCAAGGCCATCAATTTCCGCACCCTGCCTTATCCGGCATTCCCGACTGATATGCAAGCACAGCTGATGACGCTCAACTGCATTGCCGAAGGTGCCGGCGTGGTGACCGAAACCATCTTCGAAAACCGGTTCATGCATGTTCCGGAGCTCAATCGTATGGGTGCTCGCATCGAAGTGGAGGGTAATACCGCCGTGGTGCATGGTGTCGAGAAGTTGTCCGGAGCCACCGTAATGGCCACTGACTTGCGTGCTTCCGCCAGTCTGGTGCTGGCAGGGTTGGTAGCGCAGGGTGAAACCATTGTCGACCGTATCTATCACCTTGACCGTGGTTACGAGTACATCGAGAAAAAGCTGGGTGCTGTAGGCGCGCAGATCGAGCGTATCAGCTAA
- a CDS encoding STAS domain-containing protein, whose protein sequence is MFEETAAGQGRLSGKLDMHSSGKLLATLTARVARAPLQLDLSGISEADSSAVALLLACRRAAEQTGQPLLLQNWPARLSELVELYALRALLGGPQGD, encoded by the coding sequence ATGTTTGAGGAAACCGCCGCAGGGCAAGGCCGTCTGAGCGGCAAGCTGGACATGCACAGCAGTGGCAAGCTGCTGGCCACGCTGACTGCTCGTGTCGCCCGTGCCCCACTGCAGCTGGACCTGTCCGGCATCAGCGAGGCAGACTCCTCGGCTGTTGCCCTGCTGCTGGCCTGCCGCCGCGCCGCAGAACAAACCGGCCAGCCACTGCTGCTGCAGAACTGGCCGGCCAGACTGTCCGAACTTGTTGAACTGTATGCACTGCGCGCGCTGCTTGGCGGCCCGCAAGGAGACTGA
- the mlaD gene encoding outer membrane lipid asymmetry maintenance protein MlaD, protein MKRSTIDLWVGLFVAIGIAAVVFLSLKVANLTPQSADQTYTLYADFDNIGGLKVKAPIKEAGVVVGRVAAIQLDTKTYRARVTLNLEKQYTFSRDASAEILTAGLLGEQYIGLLQGGDPDELKAGEHITLTSSALVLEQLIGKFMTSFSGGNNKSSASAAQ, encoded by the coding sequence ATGAAACGCTCTACTATTGATTTGTGGGTCGGCCTGTTCGTGGCAATCGGCATTGCTGCCGTCGTATTCCTGTCGCTGAAAGTGGCCAACCTCACGCCGCAAAGCGCCGATCAGACCTACACCCTGTATGCTGATTTCGACAATATCGGCGGCCTGAAGGTAAAGGCGCCGATCAAGGAAGCCGGTGTGGTGGTAGGCCGTGTGGCAGCCATCCAGCTGGACACCAAGACCTACCGCGCCCGCGTCACCCTGAACCTGGAAAAGCAGTACACCTTCAGCCGTGACGCCAGCGCCGAAATCCTCACCGCCGGCCTGCTGGGTGAACAGTACATCGGCCTGCTGCAGGGCGGTGACCCGGACGAACTGAAAGCCGGCGAGCACATCACGCTGACTTCCTCCGCCCTGGTTCTGGAACAGCTGATCGGCAAGTTCATGACCAGCTTCAGTGGCGGCAACAACAAGAGCAGCGCTTCCGCAGCGCAATAA
- a CDS encoding VacJ family lipoprotein: MTGTRLTMRAGLVAASLLLAGCANTHPSSPLDPYESFNRSMFSFNDKADRWVIKPAAEGYHAITPGPFRTAVGNFFDNFKDVYSAANNLLQAEPERALNDIMRVALNSTFGLFGLIDIATPAGLKNNKTSLGDTFAHWGWKSSNYLVLPFFGPSTVRDGLGLGVSLGINGPEKLVYHNTNEAIAFYGVYGVNTRARYLDLDDSLATAAIDPYTYMRDGYLQLRARQLGQPNPTQNDDVNIDDLVSAPAASSAPSVEAVPAAMDDSHPEASAAAHAAASAPQ, from the coding sequence ATGACTGGCACGCGACTCACCATGCGCGCTGGCCTGGTGGCAGCCAGCCTGCTGCTGGCCGGCTGCGCCAACACCCACCCGAGTTCACCGCTGGATCCCTACGAGTCATTCAACCGCTCGATGTTTTCCTTCAATGACAAAGCAGACCGCTGGGTGATCAAGCCAGCTGCCGAGGGCTACCACGCCATCACGCCAGGGCCGTTCCGTACAGCTGTTGGCAATTTCTTCGACAACTTCAAAGATGTCTACAGCGCAGCCAACAATCTGCTGCAGGCCGAGCCGGAACGGGCGCTCAACGACATCATGCGGGTTGCGCTCAACAGCACCTTCGGCCTGTTCGGTCTGATTGACATTGCTACGCCTGCCGGGCTGAAAAACAACAAGACCTCGCTGGGAGATACTTTCGCCCACTGGGGCTGGAAGAGCAGCAACTATCTGGTTTTGCCTTTCTTCGGCCCCAGCACAGTACGTGACGGCCTGGGTCTGGGCGTATCCCTTGGCATCAACGGCCCGGAAAAGCTGGTCTATCACAACACTAACGAAGCCATTGCCTTCTACGGTGTTTACGGCGTGAATACCCGTGCCCGCTATCTGGATCTGGACGACAGCCTGGCCACTGCCGCCATTGACCCTTACACCTATATGCGGGATGGCTACCTGCAATTGCGGGCACGCCAGCTGGGACAGCCCAACCCTACCCAAAACGACGATGTCAACATCGACGATCTGGTCAGCGCACCGGCAGCATCGTCTGCACCATCAGTGGAGGCTGTGCCGGCGGCGATGGACGACAGTCATCCCGAAGCGTCAGCAGCCGCGCATGCTGCAGCATCTGCACCGCAGTAA
- a CDS encoding ABC transporter ATP-binding protein: MPSAIEIKAVSKRYGSLQALDDVSISVEPGEFFALLGPNGAGKTTLISAMAGLSRPDSGSIRIMGHDVFRDFRAARMSLGVVPQELVFDPFLSVRETLRFQSGYFGLTRNDDWIDELLSKLGLADKANANLRALSGGMKRRVMVAQALVHRPPVMVLDEPTAGVDVELRQSLWSFVKELNEVGHTIVLTTHYLEEAETLCNRIAMLKRGKLVALESKDKLLQHGKEREIAFKLAGPLPESLSNRKVREEDGRVVLRLADIGQLEGVLATLREAGVAVRELNVVEIDLESVFVNMMHGGRA; the protein is encoded by the coding sequence ATGCCCTCGGCTATCGAAATAAAAGCGGTGAGTAAGCGCTATGGCAGCTTGCAAGCTCTGGATGATGTCAGCATCAGTGTTGAGCCAGGTGAGTTCTTTGCCTTGCTTGGGCCTAATGGTGCAGGCAAGACGACACTGATTTCGGCCATGGCGGGCTTGTCGCGTCCTGATAGTGGCAGCATCCGTATCATGGGACATGATGTGTTTCGTGATTTTCGTGCCGCACGCATGAGTCTGGGTGTGGTTCCACAGGAGCTGGTATTTGATCCGTTTCTCTCGGTGCGCGAGACATTGCGCTTTCAGTCTGGTTATTTTGGCCTGACCCGTAACGACGACTGGATTGATGAATTGCTGTCCAAGCTTGGTTTGGCAGACAAAGCCAATGCCAATTTACGTGCCTTGTCTGGCGGGATGAAGCGCCGCGTTATGGTGGCGCAGGCCTTGGTACACCGCCCGCCGGTGATGGTGTTGGACGAGCCAACGGCTGGCGTGGATGTGGAGTTGCGCCAGAGTCTGTGGTCTTTCGTCAAGGAGCTGAACGAGGTAGGGCATACCATCGTGCTGACTACCCACTACCTGGAAGAGGCGGAAACCTTGTGCAACCGTATTGCCATGCTCAAGCGCGGCAAGCTGGTGGCCCTGGAAAGCAAGGACAAGCTGCTGCAGCACGGCAAAGAGCGTGAGATTGCCTTCAAGCTGGCCGGGCCGCTACCGGAGAGCCTGTCCAACCGCAAGGTGCGGGAAGAGGATGGCAGAGTGGTGTTGCGACTGGCGGATATCGGCCAGCTGGAAGGGGTGCTGGCGACCTTGCGTGAAGCCGGTGTGGCCGTGCGGGAGTTGAATGTGGTCGAGATTGATCTGGAGAGCGTATTTGTGAACATGATGCATGGAGGACGTGCCTGA
- a CDS encoding ABC transporter ATP-binding protein: MSSDHFIEFRNVSFAYGERSILNNISLVIPRGKLVAIMGGSGSGKTTMLRLISGQIRPGSGQVLVDGRDLAGMNHAELFEHRRRMGMLFQFGALFTDLSVEDNVAFPIREHTRLPDSMIHDLVIMKLSAVGLRGTQGLMPAELSGGMARRVALARAIALDPQLMLYDEPFTGLDPISLGVIAHLIKKLNDALGTTSIMVTHDVHKSLDIVDYVYFVSNGAIVADGTPEDIRSSPSPWVHQFMWGEADGPVHFAYPASTSLQQDLGLKGGQHD, encoded by the coding sequence GTGTCTTCAGACCATTTCATCGAATTCAGGAATGTCAGCTTCGCCTACGGCGAACGCAGCATCCTGAACAACATCAGCCTCGTCATTCCGCGCGGCAAGCTGGTCGCCATCATGGGGGGCAGCGGCAGCGGCAAGACCACCATGCTGCGCCTGATTTCCGGCCAGATCCGCCCGGGCTCCGGCCAAGTACTGGTTGATGGCCGCGATCTTGCCGGCATGAACCATGCCGAACTGTTCGAGCACCGCCGCCGCATGGGCATGCTCTTCCAGTTTGGCGCGCTGTTTACCGACCTTTCGGTCGAGGACAATGTCGCCTTCCCCATCCGCGAACATACCCGCCTGCCGGACAGCATGATTCATGATCTGGTGATCATGAAACTGTCTGCCGTGGGTCTGCGTGGCACCCAGGGGCTGATGCCGGCTGAACTGTCCGGTGGCATGGCACGCCGGGTGGCACTGGCGCGCGCCATTGCCCTTGATCCACAGCTGATGCTGTATGACGAGCCCTTTACCGGGCTGGACCCGATCTCGCTGGGCGTCATTGCCCATCTGATCAAGAAACTGAACGACGCCCTGGGCACCACCTCCATCATGGTGACCCATGACGTGCACAAATCGCTGGATATCGTCGACTACGTTTATTTCGTCTCCAATGGCGCAATCGTTGCCGACGGCACGCCGGAAGATATCCGCTCCTCCCCCTCCCCCTGGGTACACCAGTTCATGTGGGGCGAAGCCGATGGCCCGGTACATTTTGCCTACCCTGCCAGCACTTCGCTGCAGCAGGACCTGGGCCTGAAAGGAGGCCAGCATGACTGA